In Pongo abelii isolate AG06213 chromosome 5, NHGRI_mPonAbe1-v2.0_pri, whole genome shotgun sequence, a single genomic region encodes these proteins:
- the TRIM10 gene encoding tripartite motif-containing protein 10 isoform X2, translating into MASAASVTSLADEVNCPICQGTLREPVTIDCGHNFCRGCLTRYCEIPGPDLEESPTCPLCKEPFRPGNFRPNWQLANVVENIERLQLVSTLGLGEEDVCQEHGEKIYFFCEDDEMQLCVVCREAGEHAAHTMRFLEDAAAPYREQIHKCLKCLRKEREEIQEIQSRENKRMQVLLTQVSTKRQQVISEFAHLRKFLEEQQSILLAQLESLDGDILKQRDEFDLLVAGEICRFSALIEELEEKNERPARELLTDIRSTLIRCETRKCRKPVAVSPELGQRIRDFPQQALPLQREMKMFLEKLCFELDYEPVHISLDPQTSHPKLLLSEDRQRAQFSYKWQNSPDNPQRFDRATCVLAHTGITAGRHTWVWMARVPGDSGCCQLCSPPSLLGTEVAA; encoded by the exons ATGGCCTCTGCCGCCTCTGTGACCAGCCTGGCAGATGAAGTCAACTGCCCCATCTGCCAGGGTACCCTCAGGGAGCCGGTCACTATCGACTGCGGCCACAACTTCTGCCGGGGCTGCCTTACCCGCTACTGTGAGATCCCAGGCCCAGACCTGGAGGAGTCCCCTACTTGCCCACTCTGCAAAGAACCCTTCCGACCTGGGAACTTCCGGCCCAACTGGCAGCTGGCTAACGTGGTGGAGAACATCGAGCGCCTCCAGCTGGTGTCCACTCTGGGTTTGGGAGAGGAGGATGTCTGCCAAGAGCACGGAGAGAAGATCTACTTCTTCTGTGAGGATGATGAGATGCAGTTGTGCGTGGTGTGCCGGGAGGCTGGGGAGCACGCCGCCCACACCATGCGCTTCCTGGAGGACGCCGCGGCTCCCTATAGG GAACAAATACATAAGTGTCTTAAATGtctaaggaaagagagagaggagattcAAGAAATCCagtcaagagaaaataaaaggatgcaaGTCCTCCTG ACTCAGGTGTCCACCAAGAGACAACAGGTGATTTCTGAGTTTGCACACCTGAGGAAGTTTCTAGAGGAACAGCAGAGCATCCTCTTAGCACAATTGGAGAGCCTAGATGGGGACATCTTGAAGCAACGGGATGAATTTGATTTGCTGGTTGCTGGAGAGATCTGCCGGTTTAGTGCTCTTATTGAAGAACtggaggagaagaatgagaggcCAGCAAGGGAGCTCCTGACG GACATCAGAAGCACTCTAATAAG ATGTGAAACCAGAAAGTGCCGGAAACCAGTGGCTGTGTCCCCAGAGCTGGGCCAGAGGATTCGGGACTTTCCCCAGCAGGCCCTCCCGCTGCAGAGGGAGATGAAGATGTTTCTGG aaaaactaTGCTTTGAGTTGGACTATGAGCCAG TTCACATTTCTCTAGACCCTCAGACTTCCCATCCCAAGCTCCTCTTGTCCGAGGACCGCCAGCGGGCTCAGTTCTCCTACAAATGGCAGAACTCACCAGACAACCCCCAGCGTTTTGACCGGGCCACCTGTGTTCTGGCCCACACTGGCATCACAGCGGGGAGACACACGTGGGTG TGGATGGCCAGGGTACCTGGGGACTCAGGCTGCTGCCAGCTCTGCTCACCACCATCCTTGCTTGGCACAGAAGTAGCTGCATAG
- the TRIM10 gene encoding tripartite motif-containing protein 10 isoform X1, whose amino-acid sequence MASAASVTSLADEVNCPICQGTLREPVTIDCGHNFCRGCLTRYCEIPGPDLEESPTCPLCKEPFRPGNFRPNWQLANVVENIERLQLVSTLGLGEEDVCQEHGEKIYFFCEDDEMQLCVVCREAGEHAAHTMRFLEDAAAPYREQIHKCLKCLRKEREEIQEIQSRENKRMQVLLTQVSTKRQQVISEFAHLRKFLEEQQSILLAQLESLDGDILKQRDEFDLLVAGEICRFSALIEELEEKNERPARELLTDIRSTLIRCETRKCRKPVAVSPELGQRIRDFPQQALPLQREMKMFLEKLCFELDYEPVHISLDPQTSHPKLLLSEDRQRAQFSYKWQNSPDNPQRFDRATCVLAHTGITAGRHTWVVSIDLAHGGSCTVGVVSEDVQRKGELRLRPEEGVWAVRLAWGFVSALGSFPTRLTLKEQPWQVRVSLDYEVGWVTFTNAVTREPIYTFTASFTRKVIPFFGLWGRGSSFSLSS is encoded by the exons ATGGCCTCTGCCGCCTCTGTGACCAGCCTGGCAGATGAAGTCAACTGCCCCATCTGCCAGGGTACCCTCAGGGAGCCGGTCACTATCGACTGCGGCCACAACTTCTGCCGGGGCTGCCTTACCCGCTACTGTGAGATCCCAGGCCCAGACCTGGAGGAGTCCCCTACTTGCCCACTCTGCAAAGAACCCTTCCGACCTGGGAACTTCCGGCCCAACTGGCAGCTGGCTAACGTGGTGGAGAACATCGAGCGCCTCCAGCTGGTGTCCACTCTGGGTTTGGGAGAGGAGGATGTCTGCCAAGAGCACGGAGAGAAGATCTACTTCTTCTGTGAGGATGATGAGATGCAGTTGTGCGTGGTGTGCCGGGAGGCTGGGGAGCACGCCGCCCACACCATGCGCTTCCTGGAGGACGCCGCGGCTCCCTATAGG GAACAAATACATAAGTGTCTTAAATGtctaaggaaagagagagaggagattcAAGAAATCCagtcaagagaaaataaaaggatgcaaGTCCTCCTG ACTCAGGTGTCCACCAAGAGACAACAGGTGATTTCTGAGTTTGCACACCTGAGGAAGTTTCTAGAGGAACAGCAGAGCATCCTCTTAGCACAATTGGAGAGCCTAGATGGGGACATCTTGAAGCAACGGGATGAATTTGATTTGCTGGTTGCTGGAGAGATCTGCCGGTTTAGTGCTCTTATTGAAGAACtggaggagaagaatgagaggcCAGCAAGGGAGCTCCTGACG GACATCAGAAGCACTCTAATAAG ATGTGAAACCAGAAAGTGCCGGAAACCAGTGGCTGTGTCCCCAGAGCTGGGCCAGAGGATTCGGGACTTTCCCCAGCAGGCCCTCCCGCTGCAGAGGGAGATGAAGATGTTTCTGG aaaaactaTGCTTTGAGTTGGACTATGAGCCAG TTCACATTTCTCTAGACCCTCAGACTTCCCATCCCAAGCTCCTCTTGTCCGAGGACCGCCAGCGGGCTCAGTTCTCCTACAAATGGCAGAACTCACCAGACAACCCCCAGCGTTTTGACCGGGCCACCTGTGTTCTGGCCCACACTGGCATCACAGCGGGGAGACACACGTGGGTGGTGAGTATAGACCTGGCCCATGGGGGCAGCTGCACTGTGGGCGTGGTGAGCGAGGATGTGCAGCGGAAGGGGGAGCTTCGGCTGCGGCCAGAGGAGGGGGTGTGGGCTGTGAGGCTGGCCTGGGGCTTTGTCTCGGCTCTGGGCTCCTTCCCCACACGGCTGACCCTGAAGGAGCAGCCCTGGCAGGTGCGGGTGTCTCTTGACTATGAGGTGGGCTGGGTGACCTTCACCAACGCTGTCACTCGAGAGCCCATCTACACCTTCACTGCCTCCTTCACTAGGAAGGTCATTCCCTTCTTTGGGCTCTGGGGCCGAGGGTCCAGTTTCTCCCTGAGCTCCTGA